The following coding sequences lie in one Listeria ivanovii subsp. londoniensis genomic window:
- the rpsB gene encoding 30S ribosomal protein S2: MPVISMKQLLEAGVHFGHQTRRWNPKMKKYIFTERNGIYIIDLQKTVKKVDEAFNFMREVASDNGTILFVGTKKQAQESVRDEAIRSGQYFVNHRWLGGTLTNFETIQKRIQHLKKIERMEADGTFEVLPKKEVVLLKKEQEKLERFLGGIKDMKGLPDALFIVDPRKERIAVAEARKLHIPIIGIVDTNCDPDEIDYVIPANDDAIRAVKLLTAKMADAIIEVNQGEELTEAEVAPVEEKATEETTEA, encoded by the coding sequence ATGCCTGTTATTTCAATGAAACAATTATTAGAAGCTGGCGTTCACTTCGGCCACCAAACACGCCGTTGGAACCCAAAAATGAAGAAATATATCTTCACAGAAAGAAATGGTATTTATATCATTGACCTACAAAAAACAGTGAAAAAAGTAGACGAAGCTTTCAACTTCATGCGTGAAGTAGCTAGCGACAACGGAACTATCCTGTTTGTAGGAACTAAAAAACAAGCTCAAGAATCCGTTCGCGACGAAGCTATCCGTTCTGGACAATATTTCGTGAATCATCGTTGGTTAGGTGGTACTTTAACTAACTTTGAAACTATTCAAAAACGTATTCAACACCTTAAAAAAATCGAAAGAATGGAAGCAGATGGAACTTTTGAAGTCCTTCCTAAAAAAGAAGTTGTCCTTCTTAAAAAAGAACAAGAAAAATTAGAACGCTTCTTAGGCGGAATCAAAGACATGAAAGGTCTTCCTGATGCACTTTTCATCGTTGACCCACGCAAAGAACGTATTGCGGTTGCAGAAGCTCGTAAACTTCATATTCCTATCATCGGTATTGTTGATACAAACTGTGATCCGGATGAAATCGACTACGTAATCCCTGCAAATGATGATGCTATTCGTGCGGTTAAACTATTAACTGCTAAAATGGCAGACGCTATCATTGAAGTAAACCAAGGGGAAGAGTTAACGGAAGCGGAAGTTGCTCCTGTAGAAGAAAAAGCTACAGAAGAAACTACGGAAGCATAA
- a CDS encoding DUF3592 domain-containing protein, which produces MKKWGLRILVILIIMLVLLWATGILKLSYVNLNDTETVAEITQIKRTIEEKESGDVYKFYITYKTKDQQTIKTHFRKAINVYEANYYQVGNKIKIRYSNWTPSVCVAI; this is translated from the coding sequence ATGAAAAAATGGGGATTACGTATTTTAGTTATTCTAATTATTATGTTGGTTCTACTTTGGGCTACTGGAATTTTAAAACTAAGTTATGTAAATTTAAATGACACAGAAACAGTTGCAGAGATAACTCAAATTAAAAGAACAATTGAAGAAAAAGAATCAGGAGATGTTTATAAATTTTATATTACCTATAAAACAAAAGATCAACAAACTATAAAAACACATTTCCGAAAAGCTATTAATGTATACGAAGCCAATTACTATCAAGTTGGAAATAAGATTAAAATTCGTTATTCAAACTGGACACCTTCTGTTTGTGTAGCCATTTAA